Proteins from a single region of Plasmodium brasilianum strain Bolivian I chromosome 13, whole genome shotgun sequence:
- a CDS encoding hypothetical protein (conserved Plasmodium protein) — translation MYRSSDTKQYYKSKNKLPLIFYKNKYTNLKQSNSNYNSNTNGNNINNNNSNNNSNNNSNNNSNNNSNNNSNNNSNNNSNNNSNNNSNNSNNNSNNNSNNNSNNNSNNSNNNNNNNNKSNNNSNNNSNNKSNNNSNNNSNNNSNNKSNNSNNSCISHQQRGEGLSYIVNGTVNKSLDKNNINKSSSSSGNRICDNSNTNLLYKKKGSLNVHANTGTGKYSVSSSGNYRINNNDSEEHPSSCGNMLAYNEDMYNCDKQKVLNAGGSRYHAYNIDGNNSGHHSSHHNSHHNSHHNNHHNNHHNGNNSNSHSSHEYNSNNHAPLGKLQNNKNSYNFHQKKEGKHSYEEYLGNMPEGENSRGNNVGNNLSGNHSRGNNHINHSKNCNSNGNSNNNGNSNNSGNSNNSGSSNNNGNHSNKINNSTNSANNNSANNNNANNNNANNNNANNNNANNNNANNNNSNSNSISISSNNNNNNNNSISNSSSNNNNNSSSNSSSNSNSNNNVNGNVNGSINGNVHGNHSNHSFNYGPRSYKNYNVEDNENYMNLTSSKNANRCYEVSDNVSCMNMSVQKKMSYINFASNNNNNNGHHLNSHNNIHHSGPSNDHRKGSELNGDDLNNYSSVNEKMIDVAKEKSVLENNMLSRGDNKKALLNMMSNTRNKNNSTNNEVRKIEKKEEEDKYIKGNNNDRSTSTCNRSSYSVHKEVLTKNSMNNFGAANIISGVDGVNGASGVNSVNSVDEVNDINPVGSCSNMNNPNDMSGKNANSASGNAYNISYMFIYQYYYVLHTKKEMMHNFYSDNAILLISFNNQNRQDEKGNYNCVQNDLKNSMNVSEGGKQYAHGRGGITTNGGGIGSGIGSGIGSGIGSGIGSGSGSGIGSGIGSGSGRSANRAAGSGNVLYDDREHFFNLSDMVIEGSQKSEYMMKLKNRKMISEYYRKLDVNECTVHINSIEVVNLHDEIYIYIYGKMKKCKDTNVYYYFVQNIHLHKYSMYQYYVDVDFIHYYNTSMDSDECQQYQHAEQFNYNSSSRLLSNICDAKSKEDEKKKKSKISKLHMSGNNNNLVSSDVVRTSAISSNPMSNSSSALKHIGAVRSGTMRGKGTEKGVTCTDSGNVNNNACTVSGNVNNNACTNNRNSNKCAMGPRRNNERDEKNMAMVDNKYCKAKFTVKEEDNEQNYHSGSVMTQHHPMVRLQHSSNIHDHKRYYHQYDEYGGHDEEEQGEQQYAQENMMRMYISEEEEEKGYNEEEYDEEEYVEAEYGEAEYDEEEEEEEGEEEDMEDEDALEDNMGNMGNMSNMDNMDDDYDDVGVIEVGVEEEEGFEEEDDEFEGAYGPYVDEEEHEQEFEHVHIRERGQECAADVHMHMGVGVQNEGSYADNINDGKRKKKRCSLSKNNESLVLTKGGGGGVVVESCSSSYYNNSNKHAIKKGGISSNAIAPSAVRGGGSVVVGVGTRIDDANNSSAFISMGKIKNMKKTNNNDKRGKLGAASLCTGYASKDHTAENKKGKDKENEKKRNTAEVVVVVPSANRDLYNSSREGCNHNNKENSEYNIRANRVGGKYNSSGGGKADDPSSSNVIGSNSGSNSGNNSRNNINSNNGNNSCSSNGGGVHVKKTNIVEDTKKIKKNKIENAWNVESEQLPKMEKIMKEQKNGFENNKKKKKEKNRVDPDSWVFRVMKNYQSVNPGEKNGQVVVNNKKMERENKNNELNDNEKEKELNQKGNKKEDTEQEKRKKKKKKKKEKSKVKEQNGYRIGGKGKDDEDREIEEEEEEEEDDEDEQEQEQLEQQQQQQQQQQQREQMKGEEINANDKKIIIHNIHKNMDKKKINDCIIDRLKKYNDGHAVQIDIYQRNIKKVFPNSYNNYQNSYPNNYDNKVKGTEYSYAIAELDCRQSQQLLLDLGLYCNGIKLNIENFKEKKKTDIKKYNRKYNTFSTSFDGSKLKEDKFKNSFYRGGGGGRQWQLRFEAKDAAYA, via the coding sequence atgTACAGGAGTTCAGACACGAAGCAGTACTACAAGAGCAAGAATAAActtcctttaattttttacaaaaataaatatacaaaccTTAAGCAGAGTAATAGCAATTATAACAGTAATACCAACGGTAATAACATCAATAACAACAACAGTAACAACAACAGTAACAACAACAGTAACAACAACAGTAACAACAACAGTAATAACAACAGTAACAACAACAGTAACAACAACAGTAACAACAACAGTAACAACAACAGTAACAACAGTAACAACAACAGTAATAACAACAGTAACAACAACAGTAACAACAACAGTAACAACagtaacaacaacaacaacaataacaacaaaagtaataacaacagtaacaacaacagtaacaacaaaagtaataacaacagtaacaacaacagtaacaacaacagtaacaacaaaagtaataacagtaataatagctGCATTAGCCATCAGCAAAGGGGTGAGGGCCTTAGCTATATTGTCAACGGTACAGTAAACAAATCATTAGACAAGAACAACATTAACAAgagtagtagtagcagcgGAAATCGCATCTGTGATAATAGCAACACAAACCTCCTTTACAAGAAGAAGGGTAGTCTTAACGTGCACGCAAATACGGGTACGGGTAAGTACAGTGTGAGTAGTAGTGGTAACTACCGCATAAATAATAACGACAGTGAAGAACATCCGAGTAGTTGTGGAAACATGTTAGCGTACAATGAAGACATGTATAACTGCGATAAGCAGAAGGTACTGAATGCGGGTGGATCCAGATATCATGCCTATAACATTGACGGTAATAACAGTGGTCATCATAGTAGTCATCATAATAGTCATCATAATAGTCATCATAATAATCATCATAATAATCATCATAATGgcaataacagtaacagtcATAGTAGCCATGAGTACAACAGTAATAACCATGCTCCATTAGGAAAACtacaaaacaataaaaattcttacaattttcatcaaaaaaaggaaggaaAGCACAGCTACGAAGAGTACTTGGGTAATATGCCGGAAGGGGAAAATAGTAGGGGAAATAACGTGGGTAACAACTTAAGTGGTAATCATTCAAGAGGTAACAATCATATTAACCACagtaaaaattgtaatagtaatggtaatagtaacaacaatggtaatagtaacaacagtggtaatagtaacaacagTGGTAGTAGTAACAACAATGGTAATCATAGTAATAAGATTAATAACAGTACTAACAGTGCCAATAACAATAGTGCCAATAACAACAATGCCAATAACAACAATGCCAATAACAACAATGCCAATAACAACAATGCCAATAACAACAATGccaataacaacaatagtaacagtaatagtatAAGCATcagtagtaataacaataacaataacaataatagtatCAGTAATAGTagcagtaacaataacaataatagtagcAGTAATAGTagcagtaacagtaacagtaacaacaaTGTTAACGGAAACGTTAACGGAAGTATCAATGGTAATGTACACGGTAATCATAGCAATCATTCGTTTAACTATGGACCAAGgagttataaaaattataatgtagaagataatgaaaattacaTGAACCTTACCAGTTCTAAGAACGCCAATAGGTGTTACGAAGTTAGTGATAATGTATCATGTATGAACATGtcagtacaaaaaaaaatgagttaTATTAACTTCgctagtaataataataacaataatggaCATCACCTTAACAGTCATAACAACATTCATCATAGCGGTCCAAGCAACGATCATCGCAAAGGAAGCGAACTGAATGGAGATGATTTGAATAATTATAGTTCAGTTAATGAAAAGATGATTGACGTAGCAAAAGAAAAGAGTGTACTAGAGAACAATATGCTATCAAGGGGTGATAACAAAAAGGCGTTGCTAAACATGATGAGTAAcacaagaaataaaaataatagtacaaataatgaagtgagaaaaatagaaaagaaagaagaagaGGATAAGTACATAAAAGGAAACAATAATGATAGAAGCACAAGTACATGCAATCGAAGTAGTTACAGTGTACACAAGGAGGTGTTAACAAAAAACAGCATGAACAATTTTGGCGCGGCTAACATAATTAGCGGCGTTGATGGGGTTAACGGAGCTAGCGGTGTGAACAGTGTAAACAGTGTAGACGAAGTAAATGATATAAACCCCGTTGGCAGTTGTAGCAACATGAACAATCCGAACGACATGAGTGGAAAGAATGCAAACTCCGCGAGCGGAAATGCGTACAATATATCGTACATGTTCATTTATCAGTACTACTACGTGCTacacacaaaaaaagaaatgatgCATAACTTTTACTCGGATAACGCTATTTTGCTAATAAGTTTCAATAATCAAAATAGACAGGATGAAAAGGGAAATTATAACTGTGTTCAGAATGATTTAAAGAATAGTATGAATGTTTCGGAGGGTGGTAAACAGTATGCTCATGGAAGAGGTGGAATAACAACAAATGGTGGTGGTATTGGTAGTGGTATTGGTAGCGGTATTGGTAGTGGTATTGGTAGCGGTATTGGTAGTGGTAGTGGTAGCGGTATTGGTAGCGGTATTGGTAGTGGTAGCGGTAGAAGTGCGAATCGTGCAGCTGGAAGTGGAAACGTATTATACGATGATAGGGAGCATTTCTTCAATTTGAGTGATATGGTTATTGAGGGAAGCCAGAAAAGCGAGTATATGATGAAATTGAAAAATCGAAAAATGATTAGTGAGTATTATAGAAAGCTTGATGTGAATGAATGTACTGTTCATATAAACTCAATTGAAGTAGTCAACTTGCatgatgaaatatatatatatatatatggaaaaatgaagaaatgtAAAGATACGAATGTGTATTACTACTTTGTGCAGAATAttcatttacataaatatagtaTGTACCAGTATTATGTAGATGTTGATTTTATTCATTACTATAATACTTCCATGGATAGTGATGAGTGTCAACAATATCAACATGCCGAACAGTTCAACTATAACAGTAGTAGTAGACTGTTAAGTAATATATGCGATGCTAAGAGTAAGGAGGacgagaaaaagaaaaaaagcaaaattagTAAGCTCCACATgagtggtaataataataacctGGTCAGTAGCGACGTAGTTAGGACTAGCGCAATCAGTAGCAACCCTATGAGTAATAGTTCCAGTGCGTTGAAACACATAGGTGCAGTTAGAAGTGGCACGATGAGGGGAAAAGGTACCGAAAAAGGTGTAACATGTACCGATAGTggaaatgtaaataataatgcatGTACCGTTAGTggaaatgtaaataataatgcttGTACCAATAACagaaatagtaataaatgTGCGATGGGCCCTAGAAGGAATAATGAAAGGGATGAAAAGAATATGGCAATGGTAGATAACAAATATTGCAAGGCGAAGTTTACAGTAAAAGAAGAGGATAATGAACAAAACTACCATAGCGGCAGTGTTATGACACAACATCATCCCATGGTGAGGCTACAGCATAGTAGTAACATTCATGATCATAAAAGATATTATCATCAGTATGATGAATATGGTGGACATGATGAAGAGGAGCAAGGAGAACAACAGTACGCACAAGAGAACATGATGAGGATGTATATATCagaagaggaagaggagAAGGGATATAATGAAGAGGAATATGATGAAGAAGAATATGTCGAAGCAGAATACGGTGAAGCAGAGTACGATgaggaagaagaggaagaggaagGAGAAGAAGAGGATATGGAGGATGAAGATGCGTTAGAAGATAATATGGGAAACATGGGCAACATGAGTAACATGGACAACATGGATGATGATTATGATGACGTAGGAGTAATAGAAGTGGGAGTAGAAGAGGAGGAAGGATTTGAAGAGGAAGATGATGAATTTGAAGGAGCATATGGACCATATGTGGATGAGGAGGAGCATGAACAAGAATTtgaacatgtacatatacgtgAACGTGGACAGGAATGTGCAGCGGATGTGCATATGCATATGGGTGTGGGTGTGCAAAATGAAGGAAGTTATGCGGATAATATAAACGAtggaaagagaaaaaagaaaagatgtAGTCTTTCgaaaaataatgaatctCTGGTTCTTACGAAaggaggaggaggaggagTAGTAGTTGAATCATGTAGTAGCAGCTATtacaataatagtaacaaacATGCAATTAAGAAGGGGGGAATATCATCCAATGCCATCGCCCCTTCAGCAGTGAGGGGTGGTGGTAGTGTTGTTGTTGGTGTTGGGACACGTATTGACGATGCAAATAACTCATCTGCATTTATATCAATGggtaagataaaaaatatgaaaaagacAAACAACAACGATAAGAGAGGGAAACTTGGGGCCGCTTCTTTATGTACCGGTTATGCAAGTAAGGACCATACTgcggaaaataaaaaagggaaagacaaggagaatgaaaaaaaaagaaacacaGCAGAAGTGGTAGTAGTAGTGCCAAGTGCGAATAGGGATCTTTATAATAGTAGCAGGGAGGGGTGCAaccataataataaagagaaTAGCGAATATAATATTAGAGCAAACAGGGTTGGCGGCAAATATAATAGTAGTGGTGGTGGTAAAGCGGATGATCCGAGTAGCAGCAATGTCATTGGAAGTAATAGCGGTAGTAATAGCGGAAATAATAGCCgcaataatattaacagtaATAACGGCAATAATAGCTGCAGTAGCAACGGCGGAGGGGTACACGTGAAGAAGACGAACATAGTGGAAGacacgaaaaaaataaaaaaaaataaaattgaaaatgcATGGAATGTTGAGAGTGAACAATTGccaaaaatggaaaaaatcatgaaagaacaaaagaatggatttgaaaataataagaaaaagaaaaaagaaaaaaacagaGTAGACCCAGATAGTTGGGTGTTTAGagttatgaaaaattatcaaaGTGTAAATCCAGGTGAGAAAAATGGGCAGGTAGTagtaaataacaaaaaaatggaaagagaaaataaaaataatgagcTAAATGATAATGAGAAAGAAAAGGAGCTTAACCAAAAGGGAAATAAAAAGGAGGATACGGaacaggaaaaaagaaaaaagaaaaaaaaaaaaaaaaaggaaaaaagtaaagtaaaagaacaaaatggATATAGAATTGGAGGAAAGGGGAAAGATGATGAAGATAGAGAAatagaagaagaagaggaggaagaagaagatgaTGAAGATGAACAAGAACAAGAACAACTAGAACAGCAACagcaacaacaacaacaacaacaacaaagAGAACAAATGAAAGGGGAAGAAATCAACGccaatgataaaaaaattattattcataatatacataaaaatatggataagaaaaaaataaatgattgTATTATTGACcgattaaaaaaatataatgatggGCATGCTGTTCAAATTGATATATATCaaaggaatataaaaaaagtatttccAAATTCGTATAATAATTATCAGAATAGTTATccaaataattatgataataaagtaaaaggAACTGAATATTCTTACGCCATTGCTGAGTTAGATTGTCGTCAAAGTCAACAACTTTTACTTGACTTAGGTCTATATTGTAATGGTATTAAATTAAACatagaaaattttaaggaaaaaaaaaaaacagatatcaagaaatataatagaaaatataatacatttagtACGTCATTTGATGGGTCCAAATTGAAAGAagacaaatttaaaaattcgtTCTATAGAGGAGGAGGGGGGGGACGTCAGTGGCAACTCCGATTTGAAGCAAAAGATGCAGCATATGCTTGA
- a CDS encoding vacuolar protein sorting-associated protein 3: MELFKADSVDVKINLEISVTCLLNDCLYICGKDGVIHKYDIKRNREDANIDLKHMGSYVIKKNKEISKVVIVEVELIIIILIDDILYFVKNDKFENLMVISKNVENFTINENNKLELLIYTKKKKLCFYKYDHSNYKIFKEIQHTDIVSSLLWVNKSLFLTVGKNYYLQSLRNNDKILLYSHEYEQTYKYITLINMNEIFIVCDLNIGVFYDVDTSMPSRKNTITLSESVKHVISFRFFLCCMNSNGVLNFYNVNNQQHVQSIYLNDHLHVVTNYSNVNNNSNTALISLFNFFQRDNEGKMGGAKGQEERQNGQNGRNSRNDQQDWKENRIHDQAQEEKQEGQCDKKDTTGEDNHQALILDEEVTETRRNTQVERYIPHNDPFTEEKKIEEILKSTTQSGTYNYAKNNIYFLNNHCLKIIRCLELYEYLPKCIEQKKIEKGFLLIQNYNFENDIDKENILKEYNKACAYYYFSNLNFPLAFLHFEKVNINIFVLLSFWFNLFPQTDKLILQKKIKQKNSNEKEMEEQAKTLKKLAEEESMINKHFKGCFPPLCSIEELIRKNYNYYHNDDRYLQHLGEERKEDYSSSASKEEDAKKKKKKEILYIANNCMIKYLLSKRDYLMHHRDSIKVVLGGGEDYAQVSASAANGVTNPMHNNNQAVDSPPVTGCLLQIDEILDNVLVKLMIKNKYVNYSKFIMETENLSLNVNECVEFLKENCKFVEIILIYIRYKQFGEAIEMCLLFLRYYSVKWGEVEGEEGEVDIDVEVEVEEEEEVKEKVDMGKNGAAKILDEVEEDIENAHVFQNDSTNGLFQEKRGQNISDKGPNSTHEEKEKGKKKKKKSFWLEILEKQDFKSNIDKMNSFHLILKEIYNILIILNDNVHLINVEQKRIKLLFEYSFPFFIKYNENLFFDFLINKNFLLRPDEILQIFTKLQKRKYNIKVKHYVQKYIVNYLKYDKYNTNINTALVELYMNDLEKPVQVRQKKILHFLHTNYPIEIDYLIRIIKDEKFNLVKALLYGKIHKHYESLVILSSENISMCEKYCLYYNFILKGRAKRMSQEDHERLLNGIYKDDKTIHEHLFKEYDEGRMELINTHLKKEKRKKIYDAFITDIMREYHKYSYITMSKDVLSKMKKKEQNKKNHEKIDEEEKEREKKKKEFDYMLHLVGQQDESNSSDDDITNFYEMHSDRSSKETEFSVSSCSLSDVSSSNSLMSKDDDDDDGSSSLSVGTMSSSGEDARRRKIKRRSGEKKGKRKKMQREKAAQNEAQKYVKKGKKKNIKNRDSYHTFLGNKHRNRDIDLFNYFKVYESCKNRSCGLYFLLVKVCMNKYNESNLDEKEKEKYKKYILYILNKYANHNDFDNIYIYELIPEEWKISEILSFVNLGLQKKLNTNMNLLIYHNLVKSHYLNVSYDLIEQKERSILVQDRLICKVCNGQVVEKSFAYFSEEVITHVHCIDKYDEEIYK, translated from the exons ATGGAGCTGTTTAAGGCCGACAGTGTGGATGTTAAGATAAACTTAGAAATAAGTGTTACGTGTTTACTGAATGATTGTTTATACATTTGTGGGAAAGATGGagttatacataaatacgaTATTAAACGAAACAGAGAAGATGCAAATATAGATTTGAAGCATATGGGTAgttatgttattaaaaagaataaagagATAAGTAAGGTAGTGATAGTAGAAGTTGAGTTGATAATAATTATCTTAATCGATGATATactatattttgtaaaaaatgacaaatttgaaaatttaatggtaataagtaaaaatgtagaaaattttactattaatgaaaataataaattagaacTCTTAAtatatacgaaaaaaaaaaaattatgtttttataaatatgatcattcaaattataaaatatttaaagaaatacaACATACAGATATTGTATCATCTCTCTTGTGGGTAAAcaaatctttatttttaacagtaGGCAAAAATTACTACTTACAAAGTTTAAggaataatgataaaatattattatatagtcATGAATATGAGCAAacctataaatatataacactAATTAATATGAAcgaaatatttattgtatgtGATTTGAATATTGGTGTATTTTATGATGTAGATACATCCATGCCATCAAGAAAGAATACTATTACTTTGTCGGAGAGTGTAAAACATGTAATATCCTTTCGTTTCTTTTTGTGTTGTATGAATTCAAATGGGGTATTAAACTTTTACAATGTAAACAATCAGCAACACGTGCAGTCTATTTATCTGAACGACCACCTCCACGTAGTTACAAACTACAGCAATgtgaataataatagtaatactGCCTTAATTTCgctattcaatttttttcaaagggATAATGAGGGGAAAATGGGGGGAGCAAAAGGGCAGGAAGAAAGGCAAAATGGTCAAAATGGTCGAAATAGTCGAAATGATCAGCAGGATTGGAAGGAGAATAGAATTCATGATCAGGCTCAGGAAGAGAAGCAAGAAGGACAGTGCGATAAGAAGGACACAACGGGGGAGGACAACCATCAGGCACTAATCCTCGACGAGGAGGTAACAGAAACAAGGAGGAATACGCAAGTGGAGAGATACATTCCACATAACGATCCATTcacagaagaaaaaaaaatagaggaAATATTAAAGAGTACGACCCAGTCAGGGACATACAACTATgcaaagaataatatttattttttaaataatcattGTTTAAAGATTATTAGATGTTTagaattatatgaatactTACCCAAATGTATAGagcagaaaaaaatagaaaaaggttttttgttaattcaGAATTATAACTTTGAAAATGATAtagataaagaaaatattctaaaagaatataataaagcaTGTGCATACTACTATTTTAGCAATTTGAATTTCCCTTTagcatttttacattttgaaaaggtaaacataaacatatttgttcttttatcCTTTTGGTTCAATTTATTTCCTCAAACGGATAAActtatattacaaaaaaaaataaaacaaaaaaacagtaATGAGAAGGAAATGGAAGAACAAGCAAAGACTTTAAAAAAGCTAGCTGAAGAAGAGAGCATGATAAATAAGCATTTTAAGGGATGTTTCCCCCCATTGTGTAGTATAGAAGAATTGATAAGGAAAAACTATAACTACTATCACAACGATGATAGGTATTTACAACATCTGGGGGAAGAGAGAAAAGAAGATTATTCCTCCTCTGCATCTAAAGAAGAggatgcaaaaaaaaaaaaaaaaaaagaaattctaTATATTGCAAATAATTGTATGATTAAATATCTTCTGTCAAAGAGGGACTACCTCATGCACCACCGGGATAGCATAAAGGTGGTTCTCGGTGGGGGGGAGGACTATGCGCAGGTGAGTGCGAGTGCTGCTAATGGTGTAACGAATCCTATGCATAATAATAACCAGGCAGTGGACTCCCCTCCAGTAACAGGATGCCTTCTACAAATTGATGAGATACTGGACAATGTGTTGGTAAAGCTTATGATAAAGAACAAGTATGTTAACTATTCAAAATTCATTATGGAAACAGAAAATTTAAGTCTAAATGTTAACGAGTGCGTAGAGTTTTTGAAGGAAAATTGTAAATTTGTGGagattattttaatatacatacgttATAAGCAGTTTGGTGAGGCCATTGAAATGTGCTTACTCTTTCTGCGTTACTACAGCGTGAAATGGGGGGAGGTGGAGGGCGAAGAAGGAGAAGTGGACATAGATGTAGAAGTTGAAgtagaagaagaggaagaagtgAAAGAGAAAGTGGATATGGGAAAGAACGGAGCTGCAAAAATACTTGATGAAGTAGAGGAGGACATAGAGAATGCCCatgtttttcaaaatgatAGCACAAATGGTTTATTTCAAGAAAAGAGGGGGCAAAATATAAGCGATAAGGGACCAAATTCTACACatgaggaaaaagaaaaggggaaaaaaaaaaaaaaaaaatcattttggcttgaaattttagaaaaacaAGACTTCAAAAGTAACATCGACAAAATgaattcttttcatttaattttaaaagaaatttacaatattttaataatccTAAATGATAATGTTCATTTAATTAATGTAGAACAAAAAcgaataaaattattgtttgAATATtcctttcccttttttataaaatataatgaaaatttgtttttcgactttttaataaataaaaattttttattacgcCCTGATGAAATTTTACagatttttacaaaattacagaaaagaaaatacaatataaaagtaaaacattatgtacaaaaatatattgtcaactatttaaaatatgataaatataatacgAATATTAATACTGCTTTGGttgaattatatatgaacGATTTGGAAAAACCTGTACAAGttaggcaaaaaaaaatactccACTTTTTGCACACAAATTACCCCATTGAAATTGATTATTTAATTAGAATAATTAAAGACGAGAAGTTTAACTTGGTCAAGGCTTTGCTTTATGGCAAGATTCACAAGCATTA TGAAAGTCTAGTAATTCTGTCTAGCGAAAACATCAGCATGTGTGAAAAGTATTGCTTGTATTACAACTTCATATTAAAAGGAAGAGCAAAACGAATGAGCCAAGAGGACCATGAAAGACTTTTGAATGGTATATATAAAGACGACAAAACAATACATGAgcatttatttaaagaatacGACGAAGGGAGAATggaattaataaatacacatttaaaaaaagagaaaaggaaaaaaatatatgacgCATTTATTACTGATATAATGAGGGAATACCATAAATACAGTTACATTACTATGAGCAAGGATGTGTtatcaaaaatgaaaaagaaagaacaaaataaaaagaatcatgaaaaaatagatgaagaagagaaggaaagagaaaagaaaaaaaaagaattcgACTATATGCTTCATTTAGTTGGGCAACAAGATGAAAGCAACTCGAGTGATGATGatattacaaatttttaCGAAATGCACTCTGATCGTTCTTCAAAAGAAACAGAATTTAGCGTTTCTTCCTGTTCACTATCAGACGTTAGTAGTAGCAACTCGCTCATGTCCAAGGATGATGACGACGATGATGGATCATCTAGCTTAAGTGTAGGAACCATGTCGAGCAGCGGTGAAGATGCAAGgagaaggaaaataaaacgaagatcaggggaaaaaaaaggaaaaaggaaaaagatgCAAAGGGAAAAAGCCGCACAGAACGAAGCACAAAAATATGTCAAAAAGggtaagaagaaaaatataaaaaatcgAGATTCCTACCATACCTTCTTGGGAAATAAACACCGAAACAGAGACATAGATTTGTTCAATTATTTCAAAGTATATGAGAGTTGTAAGAACAGATCATGCGGACTTTATTTCTTACTTGTTAAGGTGTGCATGAACAAATATAATGAGTCAAATTTagatgaaaaggaaaaagaaaaatataaaaaatacatactgtacattttaaataaatatgctaATCACAATGATTTTgacaatatatacatatatgaactCATACCAGAGGAATGGAAAATTTCAGAAATATTAAGCTTCGTTAACTTGGGTTTGCAAAAAAAGCTAAATACGAATATGAATTTACTGATATATCACAACTTAGTTAAGAGCCATTACTTGAACGTTTCCTACGATTTGATCGAGCAAAAGGAGAGGAGCATTCTCGTCCAGGACAGGCT CATTTGCAAAGTGTGCAACGGCCAGGTGGTCGAGAAAAGCTTTGCTTATTTTTCGGAGGAGGTCATAACGCACGTTCATTGCATAGACAAGTATGACGAAGAAATTTACAAGTGA